A single Vanacampus margaritifer isolate UIUO_Vmar chromosome 7, RoL_Vmar_1.0, whole genome shotgun sequence DNA region contains:
- the sos1 gene encoding son of sevenless homolog 1 isoform X4: protein MPRPPSRKGSEGTRWPCPLTRYTRCSRQEVLGYKVDHQVSVYMVAVLEYISADILKLAGNYVRNIRHYEISQQDITVAMCADKVLMDMFHQDEDDVSGFPLMDEEPSAVEEQSYYELVRSFMADGRHFLRQLELLIKVFREPFSANAMLFSPHDVESIFSRVVDVHEATAKMLGLLEDAVEMTDDGSPHPLVGSCFEDLAEELAFDPYETYAQDVLRSGFQQHFLSQVTKPGAAFHLQSICEGFKEAVQYVLPRMLLAPVYYCLHLFETIKQLEEKSEDEEDKECLKQAITALLNLQSSVERICSRSLLKRKLSESACRLYSQQMKGKHATIRKMNEIQKNIDGWEGKDIGQCCNHFIMEGTLTRVGAKHERHIFLFDGLMICCKSNHGPPRLPGQGSAAEYRLKEKFFMRKVQINDKDDKDGEYRHAFEIILRDGNSVVFAAKSAQEKNGWMAALVSLQYRSTLERMLDAAVLQEDKDQHVRLPAPDLYRFAQPDSEENVVFEDSVQSKSGIPVVKAGTVLKLIERLTFHMYADPNFVRTFLTTYRSFCKPQELLDLLMERFEIPEPRPNEVDHLDAGEQPVSAELKRFRKEFVQPVQLRVLNVCRHWVEHHFYDFERDAHLLGRLEDFIASVRGKAMRKWVESITKIIQRKKQAAVCGPSHSITFQNSPPPVEWHICKPGHLEHFDLMTLHPIEVARQLTLLESDLYRAVQPSELVGSVWTKEDKEIHSPNLLRMIRHTTNLTLWFEKCIVETENLEERVAVVSRIIEILQVFQELNNFNGVLAVVSAMDSSPVYRLDHTFEQIPNRQRKILEEAHKLSEDHYKKYLAKLRSINPPCVPFFGIYLTNILKTEEGNPDFLLRHGKDLINFSKRRKVAEITGEIQQYQNQPYCLRVESDIRNFFENLNPTGELCENDFGDRLFNTSLLVEPRNARTLPRFAKRYTCPLKSPGIRPTSARGSATCHPTPLQNEPRKISYSRIPDSDADGPNAASGPNSPCTPLTPPPASAASSCTDAGSVFDSPQAPSSPAHSTGDAVFGPVWLPHGPRSSSMSSMVSFCRPPDDAPLPPPVPPRRRPESAPAESSPSKTSPKPDSPPAVPPRQPTCKLLPPRYSSLSSSPPDGPPLLPPREPLSSPLHLLPPPQGRSRRQLPAQAFFPAASCLGPAPTSPPPTSVSPSPVSRKMPLPSPPPLPLDGPPVPPRHAVPKLPPKTYKRDSLSHAPLLDTPPAL, encoded by the exons AGCAGGACATCACCGTGGCCATGTGCGCCGACAAG GTGCTGATGGACATGTTCCACCAGGACGAGGACGACGTGAGCGGCTTCCCGCTGATGGACGAGGAGCCCTCGGCCGTCGAGGAGCAGAGTTACTACGAGTTGGTGCGGAGCTTCATGGCCGACGGACGCCACTTCCTGCGCCAGCTGGAACTCCTCATCAAGGTCTTCCGGGAGCCTTTCAGCGCCAACGCCATGCTCTTCTCGCCGCAC GACGTGGAGAGCATCTTCAGCCGCGTGGTGGACGTCCACGAGGCCACGGCCAAAATGCTGGGCCTGCTGGAGGACGCGGTGGAGATGACGGACGACGGCAGCCCGCACCCCCTGGTGGGCAGCTGCTTCGAGGACCTGGCGGAG GAGCTGGCCTTCGACCCGTACGAGACGTACGCTCAGGACGTGCTTCGCTCCGGCTTCCAGCAGCATTTTCTGAGCCAGGTCACCAAACCCGGCGCCGCCTTCCACCTCCAG TCCATCTGCGAAGGCTTCAAGGAAGCGGTGCAGTACGTCTTGCCACGGATGCTGCTCGCACCCGTGTACTACTGCCTGCACCTCTTCGAGACCATCAAG caACTGGAGGAGAAGagcgaggacgaggaggacaAGGAGTGCCTGAAGCAGGCCATCACGGCGCTGCTCAACCTGCAGAGCAGCGTGGAGAGGATTTGCTCCCGCAGCCTGCTCAAGCGCAAACTCAG CGAGTCGGCGTGCCGGCTGTACAGCCAGCAGATGAAGGGCAAGCACGCGACCATCAGGAAGATGAACGAGATCCAGAAGAACATCGACGGCTGGGAGGGCAAAGACATCGGCCAGTGCTGCAACCACTTCATCATGGAGGGCACGCTGACCCGGGTCGGCGCCAAACACGAGCGCCACATCTTCCTCTTCGACGGCCTCATGATCTGCTGCAAGTCCAACCACGGACCGCCGCGGCTGCCCGGCCAGGGTTCGGCCGCCGAGTACCGCCTCAAGGAGAAGTTCTTCATGCGCAAG GTCCAGATCAACGACAAGGACGACAAGGACGGCGAGTACCGGCACGCCTTTGAGATCATCCTGAGGGACGGCAACAGCGTGGTCTTCGCCGCCAAGTCGGCCCAGGAGAAGAACGGCTGGATGGCGGCGCTGGTGTCGCTCCAGTACCGCAGCACGCTGGAGAGGATGCTGGACGCCGCCGTGCTGCAGGAGGACAAGGACCAGCACGTGCGCCTGCCCGCGCCGGACCTCTACCGCTTCGCTCAGCCCGACTCGGAGGAGAACGTGGTCTTTGAGGACAGCGTCCAGTCCAAGTCGGGCATCCCCGTGGTCAAGGCCGGCACCGTCCTCAAGCTCATCGAGAGGCTCACCTTCCACATGTATGCCG ATCCCAATTTTGTCCGAACATTTCTGACGACGTACCGATCTTTCTGCAAGCCGCAGGAGCTGCTGGACCTGCTCATGGAGAG GTTTGAGATTCCCGAGCCGAGACCCAACGAGGTGGATCACCTGGACGCAGGAGAGCAGCCCGTCAGCGCAGAACTCAAACGCTTCCGGAAAGAATTTGTGCAGCCCGTCCAGCTCAG AGTTCTAAACGTGTGCCGTCACTGGGTTGAGCACCACTTTTACGACTTTGAGAGAGACGCGCATCTGCTGGGACGACTGGAGGACTTCATTGCGTCCGTCAGAG GCAAGGCCATGAGGAAGTGGGTGGAGTCCATCACCAAGATCATCCAGCGCAAGAAGCAGGCGGCGGTGTGCGGGCCGAGCCACAGCATCACCTTCCAGAACTCTCCGCCCCCTGTGGAGTGGCACATCTGCAAGCCGGGACACCTGGAGCACTTTGACCTCATGACGCTTCACCCCATCGAGGTCGCCCGCCAGCTCACCCTGCTGGAGTCCGATCTCTACAG GGCGGTGCAGCCGTCGGAGCTGGTGGGCAGCGTGTGGACCAAAGAGGACAAAGAGATCCACTCGCCCAACCTGCTCCGGATGATCCGACACACCACCAACTTGACCCTCTGGTTTGAAAA GTGCATCGTGGAGACGGAGAACCTGGAGGAGCGCGTGGCGGTGGTGTCGCGCATCATCGAGATCCTTCAAGTCTTCCAGGAGCTCAACAACTTCAACGGCGTCCTGGCGGTGGTCAGCGCCATGGACTCCTCGCCCGTCTACAGGCTGGACCACACCTTCGAG CAAATTCCTAATCGCCAGCGGAAGATTTTGGAAGAAGCTCACAAGCTGAGTGAAGACCACtacaaaaagtatttggccaAACTGCGCTCCATCAACCCCCCCTGCGTGCCCTTTTTTG GCATCTACCTGACCAACATCCTGAAGACGGAGGAGGGCAATCCCGACTTCCTGCTGCGACACGGAAAAGATTTGATCAACTTCAGCAAGCGGAGGAAAGTGGCGGAGATCACCGGCGAGATCCAGCAGTACCAGAACCAGCCGTACTGCCTGCGCGTGGAGAGCGACATCAGG AACTTCTTCGAGAACCTCAACCCGACAGGCGAGCTGTGCGAGAACGACTTTGGCGACCGTCTGTTCAACACGTCTCTGCTCGTCGAACCTCGCAACGCTCGCACGCTGCCCCGATTT GCCAAGAGGTACACGTGCCCGCTGAAGTCTCCGGGCATCCGGCCCACGTCGGCGCGCGGCAGCGCCACGTGCCACCCGACGCCGCTGCAGAACGAGCCTCGCAAGATCAGTTACAGTCGCATCCCCGACAGCGACGCCGACGGCCCCAACGCCGCCTCCGGCCCCAACTCGCCCTGCACGCCGCTGACTCCGCCCCCCGCCTCGGCCGCCTCCAGCTGCACCGACGCGGGCAGCGTCTTCGATTCCCCGCAGGCGCCCAGCAGCCCCGCCCACTCCA CTGGCGACGCCGTCTTTGGCCCGGTCTGGCTGCCGCACGGCCCAC GGTCGTCGTCCATGTCGTCCATGGTCTCCTTCTGCCGGCCGCCCGACGACGCCCCCTTGCCGCCGCCCGTGCCCCCACGCAGACGACCCGAGTCTGCGCCAGCCGAGTCTTCTCCGTCTAAG ACGTCGCCGAAGCCAGACAGCCCGCCCGCCGTGCCGCCTCGCCAGCCCACCTGCAAGCTCCTTCCGCCCCGCTACTCGTCGCTGTCGTCGTCCCCCCCCGACGGCCCCCCTCTGCTGCCCCCCCGGGAGCCGCTTAGTTCGCCCCTGCACCTGCTGCCGCCCCCCCAGGGCCGCTCCCGCCGCCAGCTGCCGGCCCAGGCCTTTTTTCCCGCCGCGTCCTGCCTGGGCCCCGCCCCCACCTCACCGCCGCCCACCTCTGTCAGCCCCTCCCCCGTCTCCAGGAAGATGCCCCTCCCCTCGCCGCCGCCCCTCCCGCTGGACGGCCCCCCTGTGCCGCCTCGCCACGCCGTGCCCAAGCTGCCCCCCAAGACCTATAAGAGAGACTCTCTGAGCCACGCCCCCCTGCTGGACACACCCCCTGCGCTGTGA